A genomic window from Candidatus Cloacimonadota bacterium includes:
- the ltrA gene encoding group II intron reverse transcriptase/maturase has translation MSYSEVKGTWFKLSLISERAAREPELQFTSLAHLLNVSFLNDCYSRLNRNKAVGIDNVSWAKYGENLEANLDKLVGKMKSKKYNPIPAKRVYIPKNETENRPLGISAIENKIVETGIKHILESIYEEDFYDFSYGFRPQRNCHQALSKVDSLIMNNCVNHIVEADIKGFFDNVPHLELMKFLQIRIKDSSLLHLIEKFLKAGYIDDNLLVTSERGTPQGSILSPILANIYLHNVLDDWFEKVVKPHINGFCDIVRYADDFIFVVQSATESKRVEKALKNRFNKYGLEIHLDKSRTISFGRYEQENAKRQKRRPNTFDFLGFTHFCDTTRTGTFKVGRKTSRKKFKSKMKAMNIWLKSIRNVQMLKDWWKILQSKIRGHFQYYGISGNYVSISKYYELTVRLTKKWINRRSQKQSMNWKQFNQYLEKYPLPKPKIMFNLYALSHSM, from the coding sequence ATGTCATACTCAGAGGTGAAAGGCACTTGGTTTAAGTTGTCTCTTATATCAGAGCGTGCAGCGAGAGAACCGGAACTTCAGTTTACAAGTTTAGCACATCTATTAAATGTGAGTTTTCTCAACGATTGTTATAGTCGCCTTAACAGGAATAAGGCAGTAGGAATTGATAATGTTAGTTGGGCAAAATACGGTGAAAATTTGGAAGCGAATTTAGATAAACTTGTAGGTAAGATGAAGAGCAAAAAATATAACCCGATACCTGCAAAACGAGTCTATATTCCCAAGAATGAAACCGAGAACCGTCCGTTAGGCATCTCGGCTATCGAAAATAAGATAGTTGAGACAGGAATCAAACATATTTTAGAAAGCATCTACGAAGAGGATTTCTATGATTTTTCTTATGGATTTAGACCGCAAAGAAATTGCCATCAGGCACTTTCAAAGGTTGACAGTTTAATAATGAATAATTGTGTAAACCATATTGTAGAGGCAGACATCAAGGGTTTCTTTGACAATGTACCCCATTTAGAGTTGATGAAGTTTCTGCAAATACGGATAAAAGATTCCTCTCTATTGCATTTAATAGAGAAGTTTCTAAAAGCAGGCTATATTGATGATAATTTGCTGGTTACATCCGAGAGAGGAACACCGCAGGGTAGTATCTTAAGCCCGATACTTGCGAACATTTACCTTCATAATGTATTAGACGATTGGTTTGAAAAAGTAGTAAAACCACACATCAACGGTTTTTGCGATATAGTCAGATATGCCGATGATTTTATTTTTGTAGTGCAATCCGCAACTGAATCAAAGCGAGTAGAGAAAGCACTCAAGAACAGATTTAATAAATACGGTTTGGAAATACATCTTGATAAGAGTCGGACAATAAGTTTCGGCAGATATGAGCAGGAAAATGCCAAGAGACAAAAGCGTCGTCCAAATACTTTTGATTTTCTCGGTTTTACGCACTTCTGCGATACAACAAGAACCGGCACTTTTAAGGTAGGACGAAAAACAAGTCGCAAGAAATTCAAATCCAAAATGAAGGCGATGAATATCTGGTTAAAATCTATCAGAAATGTTCAGATGTTGAAGGATTGGTGGAAGATTCTTCAATCCAAGATTCGAGGTCATTTCCAATATTACGGTATAAGCGGAAACTATGTGTCAATTTCCAAATACTATGAATTGACAGTGAGATTAACAAAAAAATGGATAAACCGCCGTAGTCAGAAGCAGA